One window of Sphingobacteriales bacterium genomic DNA carries:
- a CDS encoding T9SS type A sorting domain-containing protein has protein sequence MDSQINRTYLDITSEEEALVREIAATNTLAAMDARVILYTAFGEEIILALPQLPSIIAENIGNWNVHFKNKNDVKDPKVIVYPNPTTDILSIQYFPEKNIDYKLQIFNSQGNLQMESSLNNKKSLFTLDIGNWSSGLYYYHIKGNSNMPIVGKFTIIGK, from the coding sequence ATGGATTCTCAAATCAACCGAACTTACCTCGATATCACCTCCGAAGAAGAAGCATTGGTAAGAGAAATTGCAGCGACCAATACCCTTGCTGCAATGGATGCGCGAGTAATTCTATATACAGCCTTCGGTGAAGAAATAATACTTGCCTTGCCTCAACTTCCTTCCATAATAGCCGAAAATATAGGAAACTGGAATGTACATTTTAAAAATAAAAATGATGTAAAAGACCCGAAGGTTATTGTATATCCCAATCCTACAACTGATATACTTTCTATTCAGTATTTTCCTGAAAAAAATATAGACTATAAGTTACAGATTTTTAATTCTCAGGGTAATCTACAAATGGAAAGTTCATTAAACAACAAAAAGTCCTTATTTACCTTAGATATTGGTAACTGGTCAAGCGGGCTATATTATTACCACATCAAAGGCAATAGCAATATGCCTATTGTTGGTAAATTTACAATTATCGGTAAATAG
- a CDS encoding T9SS type A sorting domain-containing protein, with translation MEIKLLTLTGQTVLQTTLGAGEIHKTISVAHLPVGMYLYVVEQAGSVLARGKVAVVR, from the coding sequence ATAGAAATAAAGCTCCTCACCCTCACCGGTCAAACCGTGCTTCAAACTACTCTTGGTGCAGGCGAAATCCATAAAACCATTTCAGTGGCGCATCTTCCGGTTGGGATGTATCTCTATGTGGTCGAGCAGGCGGGCAGTGTGTTGGCGCGGGGTAAGGTGGCGGTGGTGAGATAG
- a CDS encoding PKD domain-containing protein yields MKLVLMLFLYCLCFNLHSQNNLKYFEKKFGWTFVQSAQNIIALDTGYAISVGYFVSSDLFHHARFLTISDIAEEITSFDLNNAYYSLSDLIKTPDNGYALVGFKSNCDTCFGPYHTYLHLLDENGNSISQYNIGANGFESGGGVICYSDIEYSYYVAGNYIPTFITPNREKLYLTKVTTEGEKLWEYTNWMYPYNCSFRAVLPAPDGGCYAAGYVNVHAPSLGDFLFLKLNANGILDWEKVYSFNTGNGGAAALGLAATIDNGFVLCGSSNYGNARLLKTDVMGDSIWSREYFPNEQISSFLTVTVLPDNAIVCIGSIKSYGVSGTDMLIAKVDSVGNLMWVRKYGSPMYHDYGYDFTPVPQPLGGFVVVGRAENSTNALAYIVKTNCMGLLTVPQAAFAISQDPDLPSHFLFTNQSQYTYPDSIDGGYYVLNWGDGSPPFLCGQGYAPCTQDTLIHTYQTEGIYGVTLQAIVCNDTSTQIQSVCFGFAPNPQAEFSYQDFGGSIIFTNLSQNSYTEQGGYYVWDFGDGSPPSSAEHPTHEYEENGSYTVTLTLVVCADTSVYTQEVVVQTVGISPPGLSPPEPLKGEKTIHIYPNPAQNTLTFTLPESLTEAV; encoded by the coding sequence ATGAAGTTGGTTTTAATGTTATTTCTTTACTGCCTTTGTTTCAATCTTCATTCTCAGAACAATCTGAAGTATTTTGAAAAGAAGTTTGGGTGGACATTTGTTCAATCGGCACAGAACATTATTGCGCTTGATACCGGATATGCTATTTCTGTTGGTTATTTTGTTTCTTCTGATTTATTTCATCATGCCCGGTTTTTGACAATAAGCGATATTGCCGAAGAAATAACATCTTTCGATTTAAATAATGCTTACTACTCTCTTTCAGATTTAATTAAAACACCCGATAATGGATATGCTTTAGTGGGTTTTAAATCCAATTGCGATACTTGTTTCGGTCCTTACCACACTTATTTACATTTACTTGATGAAAACGGAAACTCTATATCTCAATACAACATAGGGGCAAATGGTTTTGAAAGCGGAGGTGGTGTTATTTGTTATTCAGATATTGAATACAGTTATTATGTGGCAGGCAACTATATTCCCACCTTCATTACTCCCAATAGAGAAAAACTATACCTCACTAAAGTTACCACTGAAGGCGAAAAACTTTGGGAATACACCAATTGGATGTATCCTTATAACTGTTCGTTCCGCGCCGTGTTGCCCGCTCCTGATGGCGGGTGTTATGCGGCAGGGTATGTAAACGTACATGCCCCATCATTGGGAGACTTTTTGTTTCTAAAATTAAATGCTAATGGTATCTTAGATTGGGAAAAAGTTTACAGCTTCAATACGGGAAACGGCGGAGCCGCTGCATTAGGTCTGGCAGCCACAATTGATAATGGTTTTGTTCTTTGTGGTTCAAGCAATTATGGAAATGCGCGCCTCCTAAAAACAGATGTAATGGGAGATTCGATATGGAGTAGGGAGTACTTCCCTAATGAGCAAATAAGTAGTTTTTTAACTGTTACAGTATTGCCCGACAATGCCATTGTTTGCATCGGCAGCATTAAATCCTATGGTGTTTCTGGAACCGATATGCTCATAGCCAAAGTAGATTCTGTAGGAAATTTAATGTGGGTACGCAAATACGGAAGCCCTATGTATCACGATTATGGCTATGATTTCACCCCAGTTCCTCAGCCTTTAGGTGGCTTTGTCGTGGTAGGTAGGGCAGAAAATTCTACCAATGCCCTTGCCTACATTGTCAAAACCAACTGCATGGGCTTGCTCACTGTGCCACAGGCAGCATTTGCCATCTCCCAAGACCCCGATTTACCAAGCCATTTTTTGTTTACCAACCAAAGCCAATACACCTACCCCGACAGCATAGACGGCGGCTACTATGTTTTGAATTGGGGCGATGGCAGCCCGCCGTTCCTCTGTGGGCAGGGTTACGCCCCCTGCACCCAAGATACGCTCATCCACACCTACCAGACAGAGGGCATCTACGGCGTTACCCTGCAAGCCATCGTTTGCAACGACACCTCCACACAAATCCAATCCGTTTGTTTCGGCTTCGCTCCCAATCCGCAGGCAGAATTTAGTTACCAGGATTTCGGCGGTTCTATCATATTTACCAACCTAAGCCAAAACAGCTACACCGAGCAAGGCGGCTACTATGTTTGGGATTTTGGCGACGGCAGCCCGCCATCATCGGCAGAACACCCCACCCACGAATACGAAGAAAACGGCAGCTACACCGTTACCCTCACTCTCGTCGTTTGCGCCGATACTTCGGTTTACACGCAGGAGGTGGTTGTGCAGACGGTAGGCATTTCACCCCCCGGTTTATCACCCCCCGAACCCCTAAAGGGGGAGAAAACCATACATATTTACCCCAATCCCGCCCAAAACACCCTTACCTTTACCTTACCCGAAAGCTTAACTGAGGCTGTCTAA
- a CDS encoding T9SS type A sorting domain-containing protein, translating into MKQTTIARTTLQLAPEEIALLQTIAQSQTNMAYSARSLLYLAMGQEFEQNLPPLPDELMSANWQMLINYKQGVQTTAKVPLNISPNPAKDEVFIHFQTENAQPHELLFYDMTGKLINTQRLFGSGIYNLSTTLWNNGIYYYYLVKNDAVFEVGKLIIIK; encoded by the coding sequence ATGAAACAAACAACCATTGCGCGAACCACATTACAACTCGCCCCCGAAGAAATAGCATTGTTACAAACCATCGCTCAAAGCCAAACAAATATGGCATATTCTGCCCGCAGTTTGCTATACCTTGCTATGGGGCAAGAGTTTGAACAAAACCTGCCGCCACTGCCCGACGAACTCATGTCAGCTAACTGGCAAATGCTTATCAATTATAAACAAGGGGTACAAACAACAGCAAAAGTGCCTTTAAACATTTCACCCAATCCGGCCAAAGATGAAGTTTTTATTCATTTCCAAACGGAAAATGCTCAACCGCACGAGTTACTGTTTTACGACATGACCGGTAAACTAATCAATACGCAAAGACTTTTCGGCTCAGGTATTTATAACCTAAGCACTACCTTATGGAACAACGGCATTTATTACTACTACCTTGTTAAAAACGATGCAGTTTTTGAAGTCGGAAAACTAATAATTATAAAGTGA
- a CDS encoding T9SS type A sorting domain-containing protein: protein MKVRGSDGEPLWTRFYDYGVQHDYFYNFTPVPQPLGGFVCVGRTEPASGADVYIVKTNCMGLLTMPEAAFTTEQDPDVPSRFLFTNQSQYAYPDSIDGGYYVLNWGDGSPPYLCGQGYAPCTQDTLIHTYQTEGIYGVTLQAIVCNDTSTQIQSVCFGFAPNPQAEFSYQDFGGAIIFTNLSQNSYTEQGGYYLWDFGDASQPSSAEHPTHEYEENGSYTVTLTLVVCGDTSVYSQEVFVQTVGNTPLPLSRGEFPDILQVYPNPAQNTLTFHRVSKSPSGDLGVTEDLEVSFYNLTGQTVLQTTLGAGETHKTISVAHLPEGVYVYVVEDGGVALARGKVAVMR, encoded by the coding sequence ATGAAAGTTCGCGGTAGCGATGGAGAACCATTATGGACACGGTTTTATGATTATGGGGTACAGCATGATTATTTCTACAATTTCACCCCCGTTCCGCAACCGTTGGGCGGTTTTGTGTGTGTAGGTCGCACAGAACCTGCATCAGGTGCCGATGTCTATATAGTCAAAACCAACTGCATGGGCTTGCTAACTATGCCGGAAGCTGCATTTACCACAGAGCAAGACCCCGATGTACCAAGCCGTTTCCTGTTCACCAACCAAAGCCAATACGCCTACCCCGACAGCATAGACGGCGGCTACTATGTTTTGAACTGGGGCGATGGCAGCCCGCCCTACCTCTGCGGGCAAGGCTACGCCCCCTGCACCCAAGATACGCTCATTCACACCTACCAGACGGAGGGCATCTACGGCGTTACCCTCCAAGCAATAGTTTGCAACGACACCTCCACCCAAATCCAATCCGTTTGTTTCGGCTTCGCTCCCAATCCGCAGGCAGAATTTAGTTACCAGGATTTCGGCGGTGCTATCATCTTTACCAACCTAAGCCAAAACAGCTACACCGAGCAAGGCGGCTACTATCTCTGGGATTTCGGCGACGCCAGCCAGCCATCATCGGCAGAACACCCCACTCACGAATACGAAGAAAACGGCAGCTACACCGTAACCCTCACCCTCGTTGTTTGCGGAGATACTTCGGTGTATTCGCAAGAGGTGTTTGTGCAAACGGTGGGGAACACACCCCTGCCCCTCTCAAGAGGGGAATTTCCTGACATATTGCAAGTCTATCCAAACCCCGCCCAAAACACCCTAACCTTTCATCGGGTTTCAAAGTCCCCTTCAGGGGATTTAGGGGTAACTGAGGATTTAGAGGTAAGTTTCTACAACCTCACCGGCCAAACCGTGCTTCAAACCACGTTGGGTGCAGGCGAAACCCATAAAACCATTTCGGTGGCGCATCTTCCGGAGGGGGTGTATGTTTATGTGGTTGAGGATGGCGGTGTTGCTTTGGCGCGGGGCAAGGTGGCGGTGATGAGATAG
- a CDS encoding transposase — protein sequence MYDFITNNFEISHEEVAYLYKLRWNIELLFKKLKQNFQLHYFYSGNRERHQNSNLVYPDCTTFTASASGKIREQKSLFNHCSTH from the coding sequence ATGTATGACTTTATCACCAATAATTTTGAGATAAGCCATGAAGAAGTCGCCTATCTATACAAGCTGCGATGGAACATTGAGTTGCTTTTCAAGAAGCTCAAGCAGAATTTTCAGCTGCATTACTTTTATTCCGGAAACAGAGAACGGCATCAAAACTCAAATCTGGTGTACCCTGATTGCACAACTTTTACTGCAAGTGCTTCGGGTAAAATCAGAGAGCAAAAAAGCCTTTTCAACCATTGCAGCACTCATTAG
- a CDS encoding IS4 family transposase has translation MRDKDKHLVGQPIFKQLLEFVPRNKFDLLVNKYQSDHYYKTYDSWTQLVTMLFGILSRCDSMGEICDGMQGLTGKLNHLGMDKSPAKSTAGDGLRGRDNEFYQAVYFMLLEHFKPILSVSRIGNVSFSKLFIFDSSTIRLFSNIMKGVGRNLKNEGKKKGGLKVHMMIDAHSDTPEFVKISEAKQHDKNFLQYLHLSPHSMVVFDRAYNHYLQFAQWTERQINFVCRLKKNAVYQTQEVLFTAEPAKNQAGVLSEERILLAYKEDKQEKTLRLRKVTYRDEKGVCMTLSPIILR, from the coding sequence ATGAGAGACAAAGATAAGCATTTAGTCGGTCAGCCGATATTCAAACAGTTATTAGAATTTGTTCCACGCAACAAATTTGATTTGCTTGTTAATAAGTACCAATCAGATCATTATTACAAGACCTATGATTCGTGGACACAACTTGTTACGATGCTATTCGGGATATTGAGTCGATGTGATTCTATGGGAGAAATCTGTGATGGTATGCAGGGTTTAACAGGCAAACTCAATCATTTGGGCATGGATAAATCACCGGCAAAGAGTACGGCAGGCGATGGTCTTAGAGGTCGAGACAATGAATTTTACCAAGCCGTTTATTTTATGTTACTCGAGCATTTTAAGCCTATTTTGTCGGTCAGCCGGATTGGGAATGTCTCCTTTTCCAAACTTTTCATTTTCGATTCAAGTACGATACGCCTATTTTCGAACATTATGAAAGGAGTTGGTCGCAATCTCAAGAATGAAGGGAAGAAAAAAGGCGGACTGAAAGTTCATATGATGATTGATGCCCACAGTGATACGCCAGAGTTTGTAAAAATCAGTGAAGCTAAACAGCATGACAAGAATTTTCTGCAATATTTGCATCTGTCGCCTCACAGCATGGTTGTGTTTGACAGGGCTTACAACCATTATCTTCAATTTGCTCAATGGACAGAACGACAAATCAATTTTGTATGCCGTTTGAAAAAGAATGCTGTTTATCAGACACAGGAAGTTTTATTTACAGCAGAGCCGGCAAAGAACCAAGCGGGTGTTTTGTCGGAAGAACGCATCTTACTTGCATACAAAGAAGATAAACAAGAAAAGACTTTGCGCCTTCGAAAGGTAACTTACAGGGATGAAAAGGGCGTATGTATGACTTTATCACCAATAATTTTGAGATAA